Below is a genomic region from Streptomyces ferrugineus.
TCCCGCAGCGCCGGTACGACGTCCTCCTGGGCGACCGCGACGGTCCGCGCCCTGAGCCGGTACGCCTGCTCGGCGAGAAGGGCGACCCGGCCGCCGTTGGCGGACAGGGCGGTGACCCGGAACCGCTCGGGGTTGCGCAGCACGAGGTCGATGGCCTGGGTGCCGATGGACCCGGTGGAGCCGAGGATCACCACGTCCTTGGGGCCGTCGCCCGCAACCGGGTCGTAGACGAGATGCGGGTCGGCGAGAGGGGCTGGACTGTCGCTCATCCCCCCATTGTGGCCGGAAGGATCGATGGGAAGGACAGGGCGTCCCCGTCCGGGAGGTAACAGGATGGTGAGGGATCGCTGCGGGCAGTGATCCCTCACCGGCCCTCACCGGCCCCTCACCCCATCGGTCACCTGATCGGGCGGTGCACGTTCTCCTGGGCGCTGGGGCCCGGTGTCGCGTCCGCGATCCACACGCCGCCGTCGTCCGACGGGTCGACGATGCCCGACTCCAGCCACTCGTACGTGCCCGACATCACGCCCTTGACCACCTTGCGGTCGAGGTCGTCGGTGTTGGACCACAGGCGGCCGAAGAGTTCCTCGACACGCAGCCGGGACTGGCGGCAGAAGGCGTCGGCGAGCTGGTAGGCCTCGCGGCCGTGCTCGCCCCGGGCGCGCAGGTGCTCGGCGCGGACGCAGGTCGCGCTCATGGCGAACAGCTCGGCGCCGATGTCGACGACCCGGCCGAGGAAGCCCTGCTTGGTCTCCATGCGGCCCTGCCAGCGGGACATGCCGTAGAAGGTGGAGCGGGCGAGCTTGCGGGAGGTGCGCTCGACGTAGCGCAGGTGCGCGGAGAGGTCGATGCCGTGCTTGAACTCGCCGTAGGTGTACGGCAGTTGCCCCTGGCCCGCGACCAGCTTGGGCAGCCACTTGGCGTAGAAGACACCGGCGTTCGCGCCCGCCTTGGCCTTGTCCTGGAGGGACTTGTCGGGGTCGATGAGGTCGCCGGCGACCGAGAGGTGGGCGTCGACGGCCTCGCGGGCGATCAGGAGGTGCATGATCTCCGTCGAGCCCTCGAAGATGCGGTTGATGCGCAGGTCGCGCAGGACCTGTTCGGCGGGGACGCCGCGCTCGCCCCGGGCCCTGAGGGAGTCGGCGGTCTCGAAGCCGCGGCCGCCGCGGATCTGGACGAGTTCGTCGGCGATCGTCCAGGCCATCTCGGAGGCGTACAGCTTGGCGAGGGCGCCTTCGATGCGGATGTCGTTGCGGTCCTCGTCGGCCATCTGGGAGGCGAGGTCGGTGACGGCCTCCAGGGCGAAGGTGGTGGCCGCGATGAAGGAGATCTTCGAGCCGACGGCCTCGTGGTGGGCGATCGGCTTGCCCCACTGCTCGCGCGCCGCCGACCACTCGCGGGCGATCTTCAGGCACCACTTGCCGGCCGCGACGCAGGACGCGGGGAGCGAGAGCCGACCGGTGTTGAGCGTGGTCAGGGCGATCTTCAGGCCGGCGCCCTCCGGGCCGATCCGGTTCGCCGCGGGGACGCGGACCTGGTGGAAGCGGGTGACGCCGTTCTCGATGCCGCGCAGACCCATGAAGGCGTTGCGGTTCTCGACGGTGATGCCGGGTGAGTTGGTCTCCACGACGAAGGCGGTGATGCCGCCCTTGTGCCCCTCGGACTTGGGCACGCGGGCCATGACGACGAGGAGGTCGGCGACCACGCCGTTGGTCGTCCAGAGCTTCACGCCGTCGAGGATGTAGTCGTCACCGTCCGGCACCGCGGAAGTGGCGAGGCGGGCCGGGTCGGAGCCGACGTCCGGCTCGGTCAGCAGGAAGGCGCTGATGTCGGTGCGGGCGCAGCGCGGGAGGAAGGTCTCCTTCTGCTCGGGGGTGCCGAACAGCTTCAGCGGCTGCGGTACGCCGATCGACTGATGGGCCGAGAGCAGCACGCCGATCGCGGGGCTGGCCGAGCCGGCCAGGGTCAGCGCCTTGTTGTAGTACACCTGCGTGAGGCCGAGGCCGCCGTACTTGGTGTCGATCTTCATGCCGAGGGCGCCGAGTTCCTTGAGCCCGTTGATCACCTCGTCGGGGATCCGGGACTCGCGCTCGATCAGGGCGCCGTCGACCTTCGACTCGATGAAGTCCCGCAGCTTGGCGAGGAACTCCTCGCCGCGCTGGGCGGCCTCGTCGGTGGGCATCGGGTGCGGGTGGATGAGGTCGAGGCGGAAGCGGCCGAGGAACAGTTCCTTGGCGAAGCTGGGCTTGCGCCACTCCTGCTGCCGGGCCGCCTCCGCCACCTCGCGTGCCTCACGTTCGGTGACGGTGGGTTTGGTGGGTGCTGCGGACATGAGGCTCACCTCGCCGCGAATCGGGATCTTGGGCCGTTTGGTTACCGACGGGTGCTACTCGATCGTATGTACCCGA
It encodes:
- a CDS encoding acyl-CoA dehydrogenase family protein, translating into MSAAPTKPTVTEREAREVAEAARQQEWRKPSFAKELFLGRFRLDLIHPHPMPTDEAAQRGEEFLAKLRDFIESKVDGALIERESRIPDEVINGLKELGALGMKIDTKYGGLGLTQVYYNKALTLAGSASPAIGVLLSAHQSIGVPQPLKLFGTPEQKETFLPRCARTDISAFLLTEPDVGSDPARLATSAVPDGDDYILDGVKLWTTNGVVADLLVVMARVPKSEGHKGGITAFVVETNSPGITVENRNAFMGLRGIENGVTRFHQVRVPAANRIGPEGAGLKIALTTLNTGRLSLPASCVAAGKWCLKIAREWSAAREQWGKPIAHHEAVGSKISFIAATTFALEAVTDLASQMADEDRNDIRIEGALAKLYASEMAWTIADELVQIRGGRGFETADSLRARGERGVPAEQVLRDLRINRIFEGSTEIMHLLIAREAVDAHLSVAGDLIDPDKSLQDKAKAGANAGVFYAKWLPKLVAGQGQLPYTYGEFKHGIDLSAHLRYVERTSRKLARSTFYGMSRWQGRMETKQGFLGRVVDIGAELFAMSATCVRAEHLRARGEHGREAYQLADAFCRQSRLRVEELFGRLWSNTDDLDRKVVKGVMSGTYEWLESGIVDPSDDGGVWIADATPGPSAQENVHRPIR